One region of Fragaria vesca subsp. vesca linkage group LG4, FraVesHawaii_1.0, whole genome shotgun sequence genomic DNA includes:
- the LOC101309629 gene encoding probable glycosyltransferase At5g03795-like: MHSLDLRTRRRNPKMNALFLYLKKRPKLKQWVFITIVFLAASSFLWVATSLLQNSHYTSNLGLSAPSSLSDSTPYHNFKLFSADFKDMIQTFKIYVYPTNSSDFAQIFDPHPNPFDPKLGNYFSEHMFKLSLLQSSFITSNPEEAHLYFLPFSVNLLRNDPRVHSEEAISDFVAHYTDGISQEFPFWNASMGLDHFYACCHSVCREAMSKHNDLHNNAIQLTCSSSYFQRFYIAHKDVSMPQVWPRPPQLTLNPPKSRDKLVFFAGRVQNSNVRQQLVDLWGNDTRMDIYSENPGYPYEEGFKRSKYCLHVKGYEVNTARVSDAIHYGCVPVIMSNYYELPFANVLNWTTFSVIINHNEPASLKKTLLSITKKSYLKMYRNLLAVRRHFIWHKTPKGYDSFHMTAYQLWLKRGSQRPSF, translated from the exons ATGCATAGCTTGGATCTAAGAACAAGAAGAAGAAACCCCAAGATGAATGCTTTGTTCTTGTACCTGAAGAAAAGACCCAAATTGAAGCAATGGGTCTTCATCACAATCGTGTTCTTGGCTGCCTCATCTTTCTTATGGGTCGCAACCTCTCTCCTCCAAAACAGCCATTACACCTCAAACTTGGGTCTCTCAGCTCCATCCTCACTCTCTGATTCAACCCCTTATCACAACTTCAAGCTCTTCTCTGCCGACTTCAAAGACATGATCCAAACCTTCAAGATCTATGTCTACCCAACTAACTCATCTGACTTTGCTCAGATTTTCGATCCCCACCCAAACCCATTTGACCCCAAATTGGGTAACTACTTCAGTGAACACATGTTCAAGCTCTCTCTACTCCAAAGCTCATTCATTACCTCCAACCCTGAAGAAGCCCATCTCTATTTCTTGCCATTTTCGGTTAATCTTCTCCGAAACGACCCCAGGGTCCATTCAGAGGAAGCCATTTCCGACTTTGTGGCGCATTATACTGATGGGATTAGCCAGGAGTTTCCTTTCTGGAATGCCTCAATGGGTTTGGATCATTTCTATGCCTGCTGCCACTCTGTTTGCAGAGAAGCTATGTCGAAACACAATGACTTGCATAACAATGCCATTCAGCTCACTTGCTCGTCTAGCTACTTCCAGAGGTTTTATATTGCCCACAAAGATGTCTCCATGCCTCAAGTCTGGCCTCGGCCGCCTCAGCTGACACTGAATCCCCCGAAATCCAG GGATAAGCTTGTGTTCTTTGCCGGACGGGTTCAAAACTCGAATGTGAGGCAGCAGCTGGTGGATTTATGGGGCAATGATACTCGAATGGACATCTACTCTGAGAATCCGGGGTATCCTTATGAAGAAGGGTTTAAGAGGAGCAAGTATTGCCTCCATGTTAAGGGCTATGAGGTGAACACTGCCAGGGTCAGTGATGCCATACACTATGGGTGTGTGCCTGTTATAATGTCGAATTACTATGAGCTTCCTTTCGCTAATGTGTTGAACTGGACTACATTTTCGGTTATTATTAACCACAATGAGCCTGCTTCGTTGAAGAAGACGCTGCTGTCGATAACAAAGAAGAGTTACCTGAAGATGTACCGGAATTTGTTGGCAGTTAGGAGGCACTTCATTTGGCACAAGACTCCTAAGGGATATGACTCCTTCCATATGACTGCTTATCAGTTGTGGCTCAAAAGAGGGTCGCAGCGTCCATCTTTCTAG